One Bacillota bacterium genomic window carries:
- a CDS encoding YggS family pyridoxal phosphate-dependent enzyme → MDAAGGELAGRLSAIRERISAAAIRSGRRPEDIRLIAVTKGVDSARVRQAIDLGVDAIGENRVQEARAKLLDIGRGPGSGVEWHMVGHLQTNKVRAALEIFDVIQSLDRWKLASELDAHARKRGMPVDALVQVKVSDEETKSGLDPSEVLDFVSRVAAELPGLRIVGLMGIAPYFDDPEKTRPYFRRVRVLGLMIEEARIPGVAMQYLSMGMTNDFEVAIEEGSNMVRIGTGIFGPRR, encoded by the coding sequence ATGGATGCCGCGGGCGGGGAGCTTGCGGGGCGTCTCTCGGCCATTAGGGAGAGGATATCTGCAGCGGCGATCAGGTCGGGCCGGAGGCCTGAGGATATCAGGTTGATTGCCGTAACTAAGGGCGTAGACAGCGCGAGGGTCCGGCAGGCCATCGATCTCGGGGTTGACGCAATAGGGGAAAATAGGGTCCAGGAGGCCAGGGCAAAGCTCCTCGATATCGGACGGGGTCCGGGCTCGGGCGTGGAGTGGCACATGGTAGGACACCTCCAGACGAATAAGGTAAGGGCCGCGCTCGAGATCTTCGATGTCATCCAGTCGCTTGACAGGTGGAAGCTGGCCTCCGAGCTCGATGCTCATGCCCGAAAACGAGGGATGCCCGTCGACGCGCTGGTTCAAGTCAAGGTATCAGACGAGGAGACGAAGTCGGGCCTCGATCCTTCCGAGGTCCTGGACTTCGTCAGCCGGGTTGCGGCCGAACTGCCGGGCCTGAGGATTGTTGGGTTGATGGGGATCGCGCCGTATTTCGACGATCCGGAGAAAACCCGGCCCTATTTCAGACGGGTGCGGGTGCTGGGGTTGATGATCGAGGAGGCCAGGATCCCGGGCGTGGCCATGCAGTATCTCTCCATGGGCATGACGAACGATTTCGAGGTGGCTATAGAGGAAGGTTCAAATATGGTCCGGATAGGAACAGGAATATTTGGTCCGCGGCGGTGA
- the sepF gene encoding cell division protein SepF, translated as MGKIGEDAGREIAVGKGILDRVLDFMGFGGEPDEAEGEYDVYDSRGARSDPRADSRATRKLVPLKTAKQARLVITEPARFEDVQEVADNLKGRRPVIVNVDALEKDVARRVLDFAAGVTYALDGGMQKVGEGIFLFTPSNFDVAGEIQSGDGDEDSTFFAKR; from the coding sequence ATGGGCAAAATAGGCGAGGATGCCGGGAGGGAAATTGCGGTGGGCAAGGGTATTCTGGATAGGGTGCTTGACTTCATGGGCTTCGGCGGGGAACCCGACGAGGCCGAAGGGGAATACGATGTGTATGATTCGAGGGGTGCGAGGAGCGACCCGCGCGCCGATAGCAGGGCAACCAGGAAGCTCGTCCCGCTGAAGACTGCGAAGCAGGCGCGTCTTGTGATCACGGAGCCTGCACGATTTGAAGATGTCCAGGAGGTGGCTGACAACCTGAAGGGCAGGAGGCCGGTCATCGTAAACGTAGACGCGCTCGAGAAGGATGTCGCCAGGAGGGTGTTGGATTTCGCGGCCGGCGTAACTTACGCACTTGACGGGGGCATGCAGAAGGTGGGCGAGGGGATATTCCTCTTCACGCCGAGCAACTTTGATGTAGCCGGAGAGATCCAATCGGGCGACGGGGATGAGGACTCCACCTTTTTTGCAAAGCGTTGA
- a CDS encoding photosystem II S4 domain protein, whose protein sequence is MQGEADSVFLNIVSDRAEAARRDAGIKLMDFLDPHQQALAQAVIERTPGVKIRFDGGYARAERKRAAIMPDFYLTETADFSLTALEVRPLYQDQGAGALSHRDSLGAILGLGLKREKVGDLIVLRDRCQVVLAAEIQEYVLLNLRRVGDVEVGVRPIDLDQLEIPAEVVREVRGTVASMRLDAIASLGFGVSRTKMAEDIKAERVRVNWTTSTSPGRQIKQGDVISIRGRGRLEIKEVLGQTKRGRISLVLNRYV, encoded by the coding sequence GTGCAGGGCGAGGCGGATAGCGTGTTTTTGAATATCGTCTCGGACAGGGCTGAAGCCGCAAGGCGGGATGCAGGCATCAAACTTATGGATTTCCTGGATCCTCACCAGCAGGCCCTGGCCCAGGCGGTTATAGAGCGAACCCCCGGCGTTAAAATTCGCTTTGATGGCGGGTATGCAAGGGCCGAACGCAAACGGGCTGCGATTATGCCTGATTTTTATCTGACCGAAACTGCAGATTTCTCCCTGACGGCCCTGGAGGTAAGACCTCTTTACCAGGACCAGGGGGCCGGGGCTTTAAGTCACAGGGATTCCCTAGGGGCCATTCTGGGGCTTGGGCTCAAGCGGGAGAAAGTCGGTGATCTCATAGTCTTGCGCGACAGGTGCCAGGTTGTCCTCGCAGCGGAGATACAGGAATATGTGCTTCTCAACCTCCGGAGGGTCGGTGATGTTGAGGTGGGGGTCAGGCCCATAGACCTTGACCAGCTGGAGATTCCCGCTGAAGTTGTCAGGGAGGTTCGCGGCACGGTCGCATCTATGAGGCTGGATGCCATAGCTAGCCTGGGCTTTGGCGTGTCCCGGACGAAGATGGCCGAGGATATCAAGGCCGAAAGGGTCAGGGTCAATTGGACTACCTCAACCAGCCCTGGCCGGCAGATCAAGCAGGGCGATGTGATCTCCATCAGGGGCAGGGGAAGGCTTGAAATAAAGGAGGTGCTCGGCCAGACAAAGCGCGGCCGGATCAGCCTGGTCCTGAATCGTTACGTCTAA
- a CDS encoding CopG family transcriptional regulator — translation MGDNVDRRIAVVGIAVEDRKLAAAKVNEILSLHGDIIVGRMGIPYKEKNISVMALIIDGTTDDIGSLTGKLGNIPGVRVRSAVTV, via the coding sequence ATGGGAGATAATGTCGATAGGCGCATTGCTGTTGTCGGGATAGCAGTTGAAGACAGGAAGCTCGCAGCCGCGAAGGTAAATGAGATATTGAGCCTTCATGGGGATATAATTGTCGGGCGCATGGGAATACCCTATAAGGAAAAGAATATTTCAGTGATGGCGCTCATAATTGACGGCACAACCGACGATATAGGGAGCCTCACGGGCAAGCTGGGGAATATTCCGGGCGTCAGGGTGCGCTCTGCGGTAACCGTGTGA
- a CDS encoding conjugal transfer protein TraR: MDRRKLEHFKAIIEEQRSRLLDRVEQLDKGLQTSMKDSTGELSSYDNHPADEDTTMYDRERDVGIRGNTIGILQRMDDALERIESGEYGTCENCGRQIEEERLLSIPYTTLCVECQNELEISMPDRFRRPVEEKALGAPFGAHFLRPDTPGIDGEDVWQDVAKYGTSNSPQDIPGSTEFGEVYWNAGEDVGAVEDLDYIIDEGDPDDIPPDPDIYKRE; the protein is encoded by the coding sequence GTGGATAGGAGGAAATTAGAGCACTTCAAGGCCATCATAGAAGAACAGAGGTCGCGTCTCCTCGACCGGGTCGAGCAGTTGGATAAAGGCCTCCAGACTTCCATGAAGGACTCTACCGGGGAATTATCAAGCTATGACAATCACCCTGCTGATGAGGATACCACTATGTATGATAGGGAAAGGGACGTGGGAATCAGGGGTAATACCATAGGGATCCTCCAGAGGATGGATGACGCGCTGGAGCGGATCGAGTCGGGCGAATACGGCACCTGCGAAAACTGCGGCAGGCAGATAGAGGAGGAGAGGCTTCTCTCCATCCCCTACACTACGCTTTGCGTTGAATGCCAGAACGAGCTCGAGATCAGCATGCCCGATCGCTTCCGGAGGCCGGTGGAGGAGAAGGCCCTGGGCGCGCCGTTTGGGGCGCACTTCCTCCGCCCGGACACGCCAGGGATAGATGGAGAGGATGTGTGGCAGGATGTGGCGAAGTACGGTACGTCCAACAGCCCACAGGATATACCGGGATCAACCGAGTTCGGAGAGGTCTACTGGAACGCCGGGGAGGATGTCGGGGCGGTGGAGGACCTGGATTATATCATCGACGAAGGGGATCCTGATGACATCCCGCCTGATCCCGATATCTATAAAAGGGAATGA
- the lspA gene encoding signal peptidase II, translated as MRVRGRGRIYRGRAGRGSATLVMVLVIIILTVICDQLSKMWVMKTFPAGVRVPVWDGKVYITRTANPGAAFGILPNQTAFLIVVAAVVLLLVIIYGRHLIARSPVLRLGFGLAVGGALGNMIDRLRFGRVTDFIDLKFWPVFNIADIAIVCGVVLLFWGLLRLTQ; from the coding sequence TTGAGAGTGAGAGGTCGGGGGCGAATCTACAGGGGAAGGGCGGGCCGGGGAAGCGCTACCCTGGTGATGGTGCTGGTGATTATCATATTGACCGTGATTTGCGACCAGCTGAGCAAGATGTGGGTTATGAAGACCTTCCCGGCAGGGGTTAGGGTTCCGGTATGGGATGGGAAAGTTTACATAACGCGGACGGCGAACCCGGGGGCGGCATTTGGCATACTTCCTAACCAGACTGCCTTCCTTATAGTGGTCGCCGCGGTGGTCCTCCTGCTTGTTATTATATATGGACGTCACCTTATTGCCAGGAGCCCGGTGCTTCGCTTGGGTTTTGGGCTCGCTGTTGGCGGCGCTCTCGGGAACATGATCGACCGTCTGAGGTTCGGGCGGGTCACGGATTTCATCGACCTGAAGTTCTGGCCGGTGTTCAACATCGCCGATATTGCCATCGTCTGCGGCGTGGTATTGCTTTTCTGGGGGCTTCTCAGGCTGACACAGTGA
- the lgt gene encoding prolipoprotein diacylglyceryl transferase: MRPILFYVHKVPVFSYGFMIAIAFIAGTILGVREARRRGIEPEKVIDLALCLCISGIIGARLLYILLDLPAYWGEPLEVLRFKDGGLSFHGGLFAAILAGIWFCKRSGVNPWVMADVAAAPVALGYSIARIGCFLNGCCYGVASNIPWAIACAAGDATRRHPTQLYAALGSLVIFAILMSLRGHRRFPGFLMFLYVGLYSILRFVVEVFRDVPRFAGPLSIAQVASVIVGFAAFACIHLLSEEPGRKAGRTLGDPHSHGR, from the coding sequence GTGAGACCAATTCTATTTTATGTACATAAGGTGCCAGTCTTCTCCTACGGCTTCATGATCGCCATTGCGTTCATCGCCGGGACGATCCTCGGCGTGCGCGAGGCCAGGAGGAGGGGGATCGAACCTGAGAAGGTCATTGACCTGGCCCTTTGCCTCTGCATTTCGGGCATTATAGGGGCAAGGCTGCTTTACATCCTGCTGGACCTGCCTGCATACTGGGGAGAGCCGCTCGAGGTTCTAAGGTTCAAAGATGGTGGGCTCTCGTTTCACGGCGGGTTGTTTGCAGCGATCCTCGCGGGGATCTGGTTTTGCAAGAGGTCTGGCGTGAACCCGTGGGTCATGGCAGATGTGGCAGCTGCACCGGTCGCGCTGGGTTACAGCATAGCACGGATTGGTTGTTTCCTGAATGGGTGCTGTTACGGCGTTGCGAGCAACATCCCGTGGGCCATAGCCTGCGCTGCAGGGGACGCTACGAGGAGGCACCCGACGCAGCTCTACGCCGCCCTTGGGAGCCTGGTGATCTTCGCGATCCTCATGAGCCTGCGTGGCCACAGAAGGTTTCCAGGTTTCCTCATGTTCCTCTATGTCGGACTTTATTCCATCCTGAGGTTCGTCGTCGAGGTATTCCGGGATGTTCCGAGGTTCGCGGGGCCTCTCTCCATAGCCCAGGTTGCGAGCGTAATTGTGGGTTTTGCGGCGTTTGCCTGTATCCACCTTCTCTCGGAGGAGCCGGGTAGAAAGGCAGGTCGGACGCTCGGTGATCCGCACAGTCACGGCAGGTGA
- a CDS encoding RluA family pseudouridine synthase, giving the protein MRTVTAGEGDEGARLDVFLARTLAGDIPSRAFARKLIDLRRISVNGNAARPSYRMRAGDQVEAAIPEPEPPRCEPEDIPLHVLYEDSDIIVVNKPRGMVVHPAAGNPAHTLVNALLAHCSDLSGIGGEMRPGIVHRLDKGTSGVMVAAKNDFAHAGLAVQLKAHEMEKTYLALVHGEVREGKGTIRTYIGRHPVHRKKMAVVDEGRGKIAITHFEVLERFETLERLGLGVSERFTLLKIILETGRTHQIRVHMANIGHPIVCDNVYGRRRCEFDITGQALHAWKLKLRHPRTLEEMRFCAPVPADMQGIIDSLRTFPLRTGD; this is encoded by the coding sequence ATCCGCACAGTCACGGCAGGTGAAGGGGATGAGGGGGCAAGGCTCGATGTCTTCCTGGCCAGGACCCTGGCCGGAGACATACCATCCCGGGCATTTGCGCGCAAGCTGATAGACCTGCGCAGGATATCGGTGAACGGGAATGCCGCCAGACCAAGCTACAGGATGCGTGCAGGCGACCAGGTCGAGGCGGCTATACCGGAGCCGGAGCCGCCGCGATGCGAGCCTGAGGATATACCCCTCCACGTCCTGTATGAGGATTCGGACATAATCGTGGTAAATAAGCCGAGGGGCATGGTGGTGCATCCTGCCGCCGGGAACCCCGCCCACACGCTGGTGAATGCCCTGCTGGCGCACTGTAGCGACCTTTCGGGCATAGGCGGGGAGATGCGGCCGGGGATCGTGCACCGGCTTGATAAGGGTACGTCTGGGGTCATGGTGGCAGCGAAAAATGATTTTGCCCACGCGGGCCTGGCCGTCCAGCTGAAGGCGCATGAAATGGAGAAGACCTATCTCGCCCTCGTGCACGGTGAGGTCAGGGAGGGGAAGGGGACCATCAGGACCTACATAGGGAGGCACCCGGTGCACCGCAAGAAGATGGCCGTGGTCGATGAGGGCCGGGGTAAGATCGCCATAACTCATTTCGAGGTCCTTGAGCGCTTTGAGACCCTTGAACGTCTCGGTCTCGGTGTGTCTGAGCGTTTCACCCTTCTCAAGATCATCCTGGAGACGGGTAGGACCCACCAGATCCGAGTCCACATGGCGAACATCGGTCACCCTATCGTGTGCGACAATGTCTATGGCCGCCGCAGGTGCGAGTTTGATATAACCGGGCAGGCTCTCCATGCGTGGAAGCTCAAGCTCCGCCACCCCAGGACGCTGGAGGAGATGAGGTTTTGTGCACCTGTGCCTGCGGATATGCAGGGGATAATAGACTCGCTTCGAACGTTCCCGCTTCGAACCGGTGATTGA
- the pyrR gene encoding bifunctional pyr operon transcriptional regulator/uracil phosphoribosyltransferase PyrR: protein MALVEKARIMDSDGIRRATMRIAHEIIEKNKGADDLSFVGIRTRGFPLAKRLAEAIQQIEGTKLPVGILDITLYRDDLTTIAVQPVVHKTEIPFDVSEKKIILVDDVLYTGRTIRAAMDALMDLGRPRSIQLAVLIDRGHRELPIRADYIGKNVPTSRREVISVRLAEIDGSDEVIIQEFSENSSHPCQS, encoded by the coding sequence ATGGCCCTCGTTGAAAAGGCCCGGATCATGGATTCGGACGGCATCCGGCGGGCAACGATGCGCATAGCCCACGAAATCATCGAGAAGAATAAGGGCGCTGACGATCTCTCATTCGTCGGCATCCGGACGCGCGGTTTCCCCCTCGCAAAGCGGCTTGCAGAGGCGATCCAGCAAATCGAGGGGACGAAGCTTCCGGTTGGCATTCTGGATATAACGCTCTACCGGGACGACCTTACGACCATCGCCGTCCAACCCGTCGTTCATAAAACCGAGATACCCTTCGATGTATCGGAGAAAAAGATAATCCTCGTCGACGATGTCCTCTACACGGGGCGGACCATCCGGGCCGCGATGGATGCGTTGATGGACCTGGGGCGGCCGCGGTCCATCCAGCTCGCCGTCCTGATAGACAGGGGGCACAGGGAGCTCCCGATCAGGGCGGACTATATAGGGAAAAACGTCCCAACCTCGCGGCGTGAGGTGATAAGCGTGAGGCTTGCGGAGATCGACGGGAGCGACGAGGTGATTATACAGGAGTTTTCAGAGAATTCAAGTCATCCTTGCCAGTCATGA
- a CDS encoding aspartate carbamoyltransferase catalytic subunit, which produces MPLKSKDVLGLEDLSVEEIELILQTAEPCKQIFTRDIKKLPTLRGKTMVNLFYEPSTRTRTSFELAGKWMSADVTNIATASSSVVKGESLKDTARTLEALGANIIVIRHQMAGAPHVIARCVKASVINAGDGMHEHPTQGLLDLYTIREHKGRIAGLKVVIIGDILHSRVAKSNIWGLTKLGAEVTVCGPPTLIPQGIERMGVNVEYDLDVALRGADVVNILRIQLERQKKGLFPTIREYSRLYGVNAKRLRAARPDILVMHPGPANLGVEITGDVAEGVRSVIHEQVTNGVAVRMALLYLLSGGGASGEIAG; this is translated from the coding sequence ATGCCACTCAAGAGCAAGGATGTGCTTGGCCTGGAGGATCTCTCGGTCGAGGAGATCGAGCTTATCCTGCAGACAGCGGAGCCGTGCAAGCAGATATTCACGCGCGATATCAAGAAGCTGCCGACGCTCAGGGGCAAGACCATGGTCAACCTGTTTTACGAACCCAGCACGCGGACGCGGACGTCTTTTGAGCTTGCGGGGAAGTGGATGAGCGCGGATGTGACGAATATCGCAACGGCGTCAAGCAGCGTGGTCAAAGGGGAGAGCTTGAAGGATACGGCCAGGACCCTTGAGGCGCTCGGCGCCAATATAATAGTGATCCGCCACCAGATGGCCGGTGCTCCTCACGTGATAGCCAGGTGCGTCAAGGCATCCGTGATCAATGCCGGGGATGGAATGCACGAGCATCCGACCCAGGGGCTCCTGGACCTTTACACGATTCGGGAGCACAAGGGGCGCATCGCGGGGCTCAAGGTTGTCATAATCGGTGATATCTTGCACAGCCGCGTCGCCAAGTCCAACATCTGGGGGCTCACGAAACTCGGCGCCGAGGTTACGGTGTGCGGGCCGCCCACGCTCATCCCGCAGGGTATAGAGAGGATGGGCGTCAATGTGGAATACGACCTCGATGTGGCGCTCCGCGGTGCCGATGTCGTGAACATTCTCAGGATTCAGCTCGAACGCCAGAAGAAAGGCTTGTTCCCGACCATCCGCGAGTATTCCAGGCTTTACGGGGTAAATGCGAAGCGGCTCAGGGCCGCCAGGCCCGATATTCTCGTAATGCACCCCGGCCCCGCAAACCTCGGCGTGGAGATAACCGGGGATGTCGCGGAAGGTGTCCGTTCCGTTATTCATGAGCAGGTGACCAACGGGGTGGCCGTAAGGATGGCGCTCTTGTATCTTTTGTCAGGTGGAGGTGCCTCGGGTGAGATTGCTGGTTAA
- a CDS encoding dihydroorotase, producing the protein MRLLVKGGRVIDPEAGLDEVLDILIENGKIVSVASGIPAKGIPARVGAGAGAGTGTGAGGGAGIETVDEVVDASGMIVTPGLVDMHVHLREPGREDEETIETGTAAAAAGGFTSIACMPNTTPPLDTGAFVEAVRMRAARAGLVNVFPVGAITKGLAGEELAEIGELRDAGVVGLSDDGRSVMNAEVMRRAMEYAQMFDLPVIPHCEDTNLTAGGVMNEGYMSTVLGLKGMSPAAEEAMVARDIILAELTGARLHITHVSTAGSVRLIRDAKRRGVRVTADATPHHFTLTDEAVRTYDTNTKMNPPLRTREDVEAIRMGLADGTIDAIASDHAPHTFEEKDVEYDNAPFGIIGLETSLPLALTELVGGGYLPLGELIRRMSSNPARILGLGDKKAGIVAGADADLTVIDVKREFTVDINEFRSLSRNSPFGGRRLKGQAFATIVGGRVVFKRWVAV; encoded by the coding sequence GTGAGATTGCTGGTTAAGGGTGGGAGGGTCATCGACCCGGAGGCCGGGCTCGATGAGGTCCTGGATATTCTGATTGAGAATGGAAAGATAGTATCAGTGGCCAGCGGCATCCCGGCCAAGGGTATCCCGGCCAGGGTCGGGGCCGGAGCAGGAGCTGGGACTGGGACTGGGGCTGGGGGAGGGGCAGGGATCGAGACGGTCGATGAGGTCGTTGATGCCTCGGGAATGATTGTGACGCCGGGCCTTGTGGACATGCATGTGCACCTGCGCGAGCCGGGCAGGGAGGACGAGGAGACCATCGAGACGGGGACTGCTGCAGCGGCTGCAGGTGGGTTCACGTCGATCGCCTGCATGCCAAACACAACCCCTCCGCTGGATACAGGCGCCTTCGTGGAGGCGGTCCGGATGCGGGCAGCGCGTGCCGGCCTGGTGAACGTCTTCCCTGTTGGAGCCATAACCAAGGGGCTGGCCGGGGAGGAGCTAGCTGAGATCGGGGAGCTTCGCGATGCGGGCGTCGTCGGACTCTCTGATGATGGCAGGAGCGTGATGAATGCCGAGGTCATGCGCCGGGCGATGGAATACGCGCAGATGTTCGACCTTCCCGTCATCCCGCATTGCGAGGACACCAACCTCACCGCGGGCGGCGTGATGAACGAGGGTTACATGTCGACGGTGCTCGGCCTCAAGGGGATGAGCCCCGCAGCTGAGGAGGCGATGGTTGCCCGGGATATCATCCTGGCGGAGCTCACCGGCGCTCGCCTGCACATCACCCATGTGAGCACGGCCGGCTCCGTGCGGCTTATAAGGGATGCCAAGCGGCGCGGCGTGCGGGTGACGGCCGATGCGACTCCTCACCACTTCACGCTGACGGATGAGGCGGTGCGGACCTATGACACCAATACCAAGATGAACCCACCGCTGAGGACCCGGGAGGATGTGGAAGCCATCAGGATGGGCCTCGCCGACGGCACGATCGATGCCATCGCAAGCGACCACGCGCCGCATACTTTTGAGGAGAAGGATGTAGAGTATGATAATGCGCCTTTCGGCATAATCGGCCTCGAGACCTCGCTCCCATTGGCCCTGACGGAGCTTGTCGGAGGGGGCTACCTTCCCCTCGGGGAACTCATAAGGAGGATGTCGTCCAACCCGGCGCGAATCCTCGGCCTGGGAGACAAGAAGGCGGGGATCGTTGCCGGCGCCGACGCTGACCTGACGGTAATAGATGTGAAGAGGGAATTCACAGTCGATATCAACGAATTCCGGTCGCTCTCGCGGAATTCGCCCTTCGGCGGGCGGAGGCTGAAGGGACAAGCCTTCGCCACGATCGTGGGAGGCCGGGTGGTGTTCAAACGATGGGTAGCGGTATAG
- a CDS encoding dihydroorotate dehydrogenase electron transfer subunit has protein sequence MQVTARVISNVEIAPSVFRMSLDAAGIARSALPGQFVHVACHGPLSLDPLLRRPFSICGVDRQGGAIDIIYQVVGRGTELLSRIAVGVGGSGRQAAVDILGPLGRGFGIPRDALPANLPGRPDTSEARYGPGAPGAPCACAVSPVLLVGGGLGVAPLIFLAQALAGQGIQADVIVGARSRDLILGVEEFAQLGCDVELATEDGSAGARGLVTELVERRLGLGALADGRAGAHTDGRVDGGHVDGRGAPAVRYAAVFACGPAAMLEAVARLAMERGVPCQVSLEERMACGVGACLGCVVKTRAGYRRVCADGPVFDAVDVFFLSASPAG, from the coding sequence GTGCAGGTTACGGCGCGGGTCATCTCGAACGTGGAGATTGCACCGTCTGTCTTCCGGATGTCCCTTGATGCGGCCGGGATTGCCCGGTCCGCCCTGCCTGGGCAGTTCGTGCATGTGGCATGCCATGGCCCATTGAGCCTGGACCCGCTTTTAAGAAGGCCGTTCAGCATCTGCGGGGTTGACAGGCAGGGTGGGGCCATCGACATCATCTACCAGGTGGTTGGCCGCGGCACGGAGCTGCTCTCGCGAATCGCCGTGGGGGTGGGGGGCTCGGGCCGGCAGGCAGCCGTCGACATCCTCGGGCCGCTCGGCCGCGGGTTCGGCATCCCCAGGGACGCGCTGCCCGCCAATCTGCCGGGCCGGCCAGACACATCGGAGGCACGATACGGGCCAGGTGCGCCAGGCGCGCCGTGTGCGTGTGCTGTTAGTCCTGTGCTTCTCGTGGGCGGAGGGCTCGGCGTTGCGCCCCTCATCTTCCTTGCGCAGGCCCTCGCCGGGCAGGGGATACAAGCAGATGTTATAGTGGGAGCCAGGTCGCGCGACCTGATTCTGGGCGTTGAGGAATTCGCGCAGCTTGGATGCGATGTGGAGCTCGCCACCGAGGACGGGTCGGCGGGGGCCCGGGGTCTCGTTACGGAGCTGGTCGAGCGGCGGCTTGGTCTTGGTGCGCTGGCTGATGGGCGCGCTGGTGCGCACACTGATGGGCGCGTCGATGGAGGGCATGTTGATGGGCGTGGGGCTCCGGCCGTGCGCTACGCTGCCGTCTTTGCGTGCGGGCCGGCGGCCATGCTCGAGGCGGTAGCCCGCCTGGCGATGGAGCGGGGCGTCCCGTGCCAGGTGTCCCTGGAGGAGCGAATGGCCTGCGGGGTGGGCGCGTGTCTCGGCTGCGTTGTGAAGACCAGGGCAGGGTACAGGCGCGTATGCGCCGACGGGCCCGTGTTTGATGCTGTGGATGTCTTCTTTTTATCTGCCTCCCCCGCGGGGTGA
- a CDS encoding dihydroorotate dehydrogenase: MDEDEGNGGDADVRVKEGLQKQDPEPDLRVAIGSIQLKNPVMVASGTFGFGEEYSRFYNLEELGAIVVKGLTLRPREGNPSPRIVETPAGMLNSIGLQNPGVDAFIERELPRLRGYRVPVIANISGDAFEDYFEIAERLDGVPGVAGLEVNVSCPNVAKGGLAFGLDPDSVYKVTRGIRKRVKTTVIVKLSPNVQDIVAIARAAEQGGADAVSLINTLTGMVIDVQRARPALANIFGGLSGPCVRPVAVRMTWQVAREVGVPVIGMGGIITGRDALEFIMAGASAVAVGTGSFVQPRAALEVVEGIRSYMVERGYASVEALRGLAWNVHGVAPASPNDKGEPAR, from the coding sequence ATGGATGAGGATGAAGGTAATGGTGGGGATGCGGATGTCAGGGTGAAAGAAGGGTTGCAAAAACAGGATCCAGAGCCTGACTTGCGTGTCGCAATTGGGTCGATTCAGCTCAAGAATCCCGTGATGGTTGCATCCGGGACCTTCGGCTTCGGTGAGGAATACAGCAGGTTTTACAACCTTGAAGAGCTCGGGGCCATAGTTGTCAAGGGCCTCACCCTCAGGCCGCGCGAGGGCAACCCTTCGCCTCGAATAGTGGAAACCCCCGCCGGGATGCTGAACTCCATCGGGCTCCAGAACCCGGGCGTGGACGCGTTTATTGAGCGGGAACTCCCCCGGCTCAGGGGGTACAGGGTCCCGGTGATTGCCAATATATCAGGAGATGCCTTCGAGGATTATTTCGAGATCGCGGAGCGCCTCGATGGCGTCCCGGGCGTGGCGGGCCTGGAGGTGAATGTATCCTGCCCCAATGTGGCGAAAGGCGGCCTCGCCTTCGGCCTGGATCCCGACTCGGTCTACAAGGTCACGCGGGGTATCCGCAAGAGGGTTAAGACAACGGTCATCGTGAAACTCTCACCTAATGTTCAGGATATCGTCGCGATCGCCAGGGCGGCGGAGCAGGGCGGCGCGGATGCCGTTTCGCTCATCAATACCCTGACGGGCATGGTCATCGACGTGCAGCGTGCGCGGCCGGCCCTTGCGAATATCTTCGGCGGCCTGTCGGGGCCATGTGTGAGGCCGGTGGCCGTGCGGATGACATGGCAGGTGGCGCGGGAGGTCGGGGTTCCCGTGATAGGCATGGGCGGCATCATCACAGGCCGCGACGCCCTGGAATTCATCATGGCCGGCGCGTCGGCCGTGGCGGTGGGCACGGGCAGCTTCGTGCAGCCGCGGGCGGCGCTCGAGGTCGTGGAGGGCATCCGTTCATACATGGTGGAGAGGGGCTACGCTTCGGTTGAGGCCCTGCGCGGCCTTGCCTGGAATGTTCATGGCGTGGCGCCGGCGAGCCCGAACGATAAGGGCGAGCCCGCACGATAG